Below is a genomic region from Raphanus sativus cultivar WK10039 chromosome 4, ASM80110v3, whole genome shotgun sequence.
GATGGTTATATTTCTCAGGTGGTTTAAGAGAACTTAGGCATCATGGGTGTAGTTTTACCAGGAATGGTATGTATTTGAATCAGCCTTTGACACTAGCCTCTGGTAAAAAGAGGTGGAAATTACAGGGGACCGAAAGTTTCAGAGTCAGCAACTAGATAAGATTTGAAGAACAACAAGTACAGAGACAGTTATTTATGTAATCAACAATTACAGAATGAGCTCTGGCTTGCTAAACCAAGAACTTGTAgacaaaaacaaacaataaGACAGGCAACAATATTCTTGAAGCTCCTAAGTTCAGTGTTGAGATTGCTTAAGTCTTTTTTGAAGGTTTGGATTTCCTCTGGGAGATTCTGGTCCTGGTAGGTGCGGGGAGTGCTGATTGATGTGAGGGTTTCTTGTTCAGAGGCTTGCAGGAATTCGTTGTTGTCTGAGAAggaaatattttctaaaatcttGACACGTACCTTGAGATCCTCAATTTCCTCTACCATCGATAAGTCAGTCCATTTGAATAGGTGGTCGGGATTGTTCTGTCAGTACACGGACGATTTGATAAGATATTAGGGAGAACGAGGCTGTTGTAGGTAAGATAGTTGATTAGGGACTTACCTCGTCGCCGTAGGGGCAGCTGTGGAAGAGACGACCAGGGTTCTTCCTGGTTTTGGCAGTGTGTCTTGCAACGCGTGCGCCACAACGACAGTGGGTTGGGAACCCCCTAACTGTGTCGGCCATTCTGCGAAGATGAGAATTCTGGGAATGGGAACCCTAAAATCGGGTTAATATCCTCTTGTCCATTTTTTTTAGAGATGCTAAATACGGCGCCGTTTTAATGAGACAATCCGAATCGAATAATTGTGGTTTTGTCCGGTTAGCAGAAACCGTGTGATCACTTGATTTTAATGAAACCAAACAGAGTGCAGTGGAAAGGAATAGATAGGTTGTACTTATGGACGAACAAGTTTGATTGTGTATGTGTACGGAAAACAGAAGGGGAGGACGGGGTACATATGTACTTGTTTATTGCCGGGGTACATATGCACTTGTTTTGTTAGAGGGTCGTAGATCCTGATAGAATGGCGATACATAGATAATTTAACAACACACAAGCGTTTGGTTCAGCCAAAAGGTAGATATTAAAAACATGTTTTTAAAAGTAGCCATGCAAACAACAAAAAGAGATTAGTAGTGGCTAGATAAGCTGAACCGTGGTGAATTCGCTATCCAAAAGAGACATCGCCTGGATATAAGATTCACCGATGTCAGAGAGGTACAACACAGCGAGTGCGATTGTGTCTTATGCCACCACAACATCCACACCTGTTTTGTGTGGTCTTTGTTTTCTTGCCTGGCTGTTTTAAATTTCCATAAGTGTAAGTAGGCAGAACCAAAACTGGAGAAgtgaaacatttgaaaaatttaatagtaGATGTGTTACCGGTATTTCTCCAGTAGAGGGGATGCGACCATCTCGGGGGCGTCCAGAAGGGCGGCGGGTTTTAGGAGGGTAAATTGTAAGATCAGCTATGGCAGGAGGGATTGCAATCTCGCCAGGATCGACCTCAGGATAAATAACTCCGGCGTAGGTGTGTACCCAGTGCTGTGTCTTGTAGTAATCACCAACCAATTGGTTGTAAGGTAGACCGACTGAATCCGCTGCCAGAAGAGCGTGTCCGCAAGGTATCTTGAGCTTCTGGAACACTTGACATATGCAGCACTTTGTATCGAGATGGACCGTGTTGCCATGTCCGAAAAGGCCCCTGACAGAGAAGCTCCAGTCTTTAGATGGATTTATCTTGCTGCCTTTGGTGAGTTTGATGTGTGTCTGAATGACCTTATCAACCTCTGGTGTGCAGATACCCCTGTGTTTGGCGGATTTGGTCATCCTAGCTGAGAACCACCTTGTGAGCATGCGCTGTATGAAAATAAACATTTCGACAATTGGAGAAGCTCGGAACTTGGAGATAGCATTGTTAAGCTGCTCTGCAATGTTGCTGGTCATTAGATAGAAGCGGTTACCCTGGAAGTAGGTGCGCGTCCATTTTGCAGTGCCGATGTCTTCAAGGTATTTGAAGCAGGCTGCATTTGTGATCTTGATCCTGTCAAACTTCTTATCAAAATCCGAACGTCGGAACTGGAAAGCAGCCTCACAAACCATCTTAGCGAGTCCCTTGCTTTTGTACCGGGATACAACGTTCCTCATGATGTGAACAATGCAGGCTCCGTGGTGTGCCTTAGGGAAAGTCTGACTGATGGCTTTGACAATGGAGACATGTCGATCAGAGATTATGGTCAGTGTGTTCGAATCAGCTATGATCCTTTCCACCTTGGTGAGGAACCATGTCCAAGCCTCTTCGGTTTCTCCGTCAACAAGAGCAAAGGCAAGAGAGAATACTTGGAAGTTGCCATCTTGTCCACTGGCAGTAAGGAGTACACCTTTGTATTTCCCTGATAGGTGAGTGCCATCAATGATCAAAGCGGGACGTAGACGCCGGAAACCTTGAATTGAAGCTCCAAAGGCAAGAAAAGCGTACCGAAAACATGTGTCGCCGTTTTCATCAACCTCGGTTTCGACACAAGTGATCGTTCCAGGGTTTGTTGCTTTCAGCCTCTCAAAGTAGTCAGCAATGTTGAGGTAAGAGTCCTATGCATtactgatagtgctcaaattacccagtaaagcttactctctcaaataagaggtacaactgtagtacttagggatcgaatcacgaggagctagggaaccaattaaataaaatgtactaatcaatcctaggcaaggttggtttatatgatagaaataaaaataacaattcctaaaatgagcaaggtagttgctctaactaacaatatgatgggttgtttaaatatgataaagagtgctagacatagggtttctattcaggaatggagattataatctctataaatgctttaacaagttgcttgcatgatactatagatctcagccgcttaaatcaaggaagtatcactggttaaataatctagatctctggccacacctttcgcatgatgacacagaaaaagagtcggtcgatatccttttgagatatcgagcgatacacctttcgcagcgccgatcgattcacctgtcgggatatcgatcgacggcttctagatctgcctaggcgcgagccgaatatgaccacaaggtctcaaggaggaactgtcgttcttctcaacgggagacaagcaagctcaaatggataattcaagataatcaaagatcctagtgatctatgttctagttagctaatctaaaacaagcatagggtgcaatccatttgatgagtatcacaacttagcaattatagtttggggctaatcccacaaacctatttgaaccctagatctaacaagtagactactcagacataactaagcaattcataacaatagatagatgaaagaattgcatagatagaataaagtagaaatacaaaaggagatgagaaatctctccaatctatcaaaaaaataaaactctagtctctctctcacactctctgcttttagGGTTGTCAagagcttgcttctttcgaaggttgccgtcaaaagaaacttagcaggaatatataagcatttccattaggttaaaaactcgtcaggagcaatctcgtaatttggtgaagtcttggtgaagtagtcggctaaaccatttcgtcttcgatatcgatcgacaacacttgatgtgtatcgatcgattataatcttctagtacacGGATCTTCTCaggtacatcgatcgacaaccaggatgagtatcgatcgattataatcgcaatgttgacttccgacttagtcttgaatggtcaactcgggtgtatcatatcttgcactccaaaatgctccaaaaatatcactttctcacaaaatgctcctgaacctgaaaacatacctaacaggctagaaaacagattaaatatataataaaatactagtataccatggttaaaaacgggtaaaatccatggtacatcaactcccccagacttactcctttgcttgtcctcaagcaaaaacagtagtctttggacaaggtttgaaaatagcaggaactcaaagattcaatatattgaaatCATCACTCTATgagtttgcaattcatgtctaaacatcctaatcacagaagttcatcatgctttatcctagcttagcaaccaaactcatctaatcaacaacttagcaaatctcatctgacattcccctctactaacctcatttcttaacataaaataaaagtgcaggctttaccttgggagtatcgatcaaaggacacatggattcaactcaaacaagtatctgaacacacaggtagtcttctctgatccctttctcccctcttctctcttctctgaatctcttattagtttcaatttcaacaggttccgatgccacataggtcatctagtccatctcattgacatttgcattgtaactcgtACATTtgttttggcaaagtgtagcgaataatggggttcggtactcaacctatccctcgtttccacaatgtgtgatcatccttgagatttagaatactggggtcgcaggaatcactcctacccctctgcctctcaagaaatcatttcaatattttataacataaacttagatctcgagatgccgaagagagagagaaggaagggaaccagaaacacacagactttttaccttccagacttgtaggaggattccaatccagtgatttccaagccccaagacaagcaaataagtcagtattagcgttggaggtcagctttggttccttcaaacaatcttagctagcgaatataggtgacaggttgttccactttagcatctttagtactatctgcaatcagtaatctagaatggtgctaaagagtggtcagacaatcaaatataaatctatatcaatgttcctatttaatacttatacgaaaaataattttgaaaaacaatttgaataaaatccataataaaaacacatattagtaaactcccccccaaacttaaattacactgtcccagtataacacagccggtggtgaggtaaataaaataaaacataattaataaatataacaagttagaatgaataaacctgatcgacaagatgtcgatcgattcgtagtggtatacgtcgatcgttagtaatggttgtgtggtgtcgagcgatatgaatggtgaatgtcggtcgatggaattatcattctacttggatctaataaaaactgcaaaataaatccgaaaaaaataaaagcaaaaatgaaaaataaaataaaataaataaaagaaa
It encodes:
- the LOC108830057 gene encoding uncharacterized protein LOC108830057, whose translation is MDTHRLYKWCATSKVLAHIYRSKYGDSTAAPKAIQLQQLVLEDLRVSASYMKCHRAKGIAIDMTHGNDSYLNIADYFERLKATNPGTITCVETEVDENGDTCFRYAFLAFGASIQGFRRLRPALIIDGTHLSGKYKGVLLTASGQDGNFQVFSLAFALVDGETEEAWTWFLTKVERIIADSNTLTIISDRHVSIVKAISQTFPKAHHGACIVHIMRNVVSRYKSKGLAKMVCEAAFQFRRSDFDKKFDRIKITNAACFKYLEDIGTAKWTRTYFQGNRFYLMTSNIAEQLNNAISKFRASPIVEMFIFIQRMLTRWFSARMTKSAKHRGICTPEVDKVIQTHIKLTKGSKINPSKDWSFSVRGLFGHGNTVHLDTKCCICQVFQKLKIPCGHALLAADSVGLPYNQLVGDYYKTQHWVHTYAGVIYPEVDPGEIAIPPAIADLTIYPPKTRRPSGRPRDGRIPSTGEIPAMSLLDSEFTTVQLI